Proteins encoded within one genomic window of Larus michahellis unplaced genomic scaffold, bLarMic1.1 SCAFFOLD_34, whole genome shotgun sequence:
- the LOC141737320 gene encoding olfactory receptor 14J1-like: protein MAAAAWGSGFLYALLHTANTFSLPLCQGNALDQFFCEIPQILKLSCSHSDSLREVGLVVVSVCLAFGCFVFIVLSYVQIFRAVLRIPSEQGRHKAFSTCLPHLAVVSLFLSTAVFAYLKPPSISSPVLDLVVAVLYSVVPPALNPLIYSMRNQELKEAIRQQALLTVNIQFQL from the exons atggcagcagctgcctggggcagtgggtttctctatgctctcctgcacacggccaatacattttccctgcccctctgccagggcaatgccctggaccagttcttctgtgaaatcccccagatcctcaagctctcctgctcacactcagactccctcagggaagttggacttgttGTGGTCAGTGTCTGTTTAgcctttggttgttttgttttcatcgtgctgtcctatgtgcagatcttcagggccgtgctgaggatcccctctgagcagggacggcacaaagccttttccacgtgcctccctcacctggccgtggtctccctgtttctcagcactgccgtgtttgcctacctgaagcccccctccatctcctccccagttctcgacctggtggtggctgtgctgtactcagtggtgcctccagcactgaaccccctcatctacagcatgaggaaccaggagctcaaggaggccaTTCG acagcaggctttgctcaccGTCAACATCCAATTTCAGCTTTAA